Proteins encoded together in one Cyanobacteria bacterium QS_8_64_29 window:
- a CDS encoding 6,7-dimethyl-8-ribityllumazine synthase: MAVFEGHLAPDPGSLRLAVVIGRFNDLVTGKLLAGCQDCLKRHGLDTSPEGDQIDYAWVPGSFEIPLVARRLASSRRYDAIICLGALIRGETPHFDYVASEAAKGIAAAGFQSGVPAIYGIVTAETMQQALERAGVKTNQGWDYAMNALEMANLMRQVPPAADHELAPDGTSPVLPVSEDPERSQAH; this comes from the coding sequence ATGGCAGTTTTTGAAGGCCATCTTGCCCCCGATCCGGGCTCGCTGCGGCTGGCGGTCGTTATCGGCCGCTTTAACGATCTGGTGACGGGCAAGCTGCTGGCCGGCTGCCAGGACTGCCTCAAGCGCCACGGCCTCGATACCAGCCCCGAAGGCGACCAGATCGACTACGCCTGGGTGCCGGGCAGCTTTGAAATCCCGCTGGTGGCGCGGCGGCTGGCTTCGTCGCGGCGCTACGACGCCATCATCTGCCTGGGGGCGCTCATTCGCGGCGAGACGCCGCATTTTGATTACGTTGCCAGCGAGGCGGCCAAAGGCATTGCCGCGGCGGGCTTCCAGAGCGGCGTACCGGCAATCTATGGCATCGTCACTGCCGAGACCATGCAGCAGGCGCTCGAGCGGGCGGGCGTCAAAACCAACCAGGGTTGGGACTACGCCATGAACGCGCTCGAGATGGCCAACCTCATGCGGCAAGTGCCGCCAGCGGCCGATCACGAGCTCGCCCCGGACGGTACCTCCCCCGTGCTGCCGGTCTCGGAGGACCCAGAGCGCTCGCAAGCGCATTGA
- the psbZ gene encoding photosystem II core protein PsbZ has translation MLILFQLALTALVVLSFALVIGAPVVLAGGNNAQPILYVGSSIWVALVLLVGVLNFFVV, from the coding sequence ATGCTCATCCTATTTCAACTCGCGCTAACGGCGTTGGTCGTGCTGTCATTCGCCTTGGTCATTGGGGCGCCGGTGGTTTTGGCCGGGGGCAACAACGCCCAACCCATTCTCTACGTGGGGTCCAGCATTTGGGTGGCGCTGGTCCTACTGGTGGGCGTGTTGAACTTCTTTGTGGTCTGA
- a CDS encoding acyl-CoA desaturase, whose protein sequence is MTSASTSPAPPRKLLWSVVFYLGAIHALALLALWPATFSWPAVGVALLLHWITGGLGVTLGFHRLVSHRSFTVPKWLEYLLVTCGTLSAQGGVINWVGLHRMHHRYSDTEPDPHNANAGFGWSHMGWMLYDIPANHAVYRYTKDIAGDPVYRFLQRNFISLQVVLGGLLYLLGGWPFVVWGVFVRLVAVFHCTWFVNSATHAFGYRNFDCDDLSKNCWWVALVTYGEGWHNNHHAYPYSARHGLRWWEIDLTWGMVRVLQALGLARHIKLPPASAKAGTPNPSQ, encoded by the coding sequence ATGACGAGCGCATCAACTTCTCCCGCTCCGCCCCGAAAACTGCTCTGGTCGGTCGTTTTCTACCTGGGCGCCATCCACGCCCTGGCGCTGCTCGCGCTGTGGCCGGCCACTTTTAGCTGGCCCGCCGTGGGTGTGGCGCTGCTGCTGCACTGGATAACCGGCGGATTGGGAGTAACGCTAGGCTTTCACCGCCTGGTCAGCCATCGCAGCTTTACAGTGCCCAAGTGGCTGGAGTACTTGCTGGTTACCTGCGGCACGCTCTCGGCCCAAGGTGGGGTCATCAATTGGGTAGGGCTGCACCGCATGCACCACCGCTACTCCGACACCGAGCCCGACCCCCACAATGCCAACGCTGGCTTTGGGTGGAGCCACATGGGTTGGATGCTCTACGACATTCCGGCCAACCACGCCGTGTACCGCTACACCAAAGACATCGCCGGCGATCCGGTGTATCGCTTTCTACAAAGGAACTTTATTTCGCTGCAGGTCGTTTTGGGCGGACTGCTCTACCTGTTGGGGGGTTGGCCCTTTGTCGTCTGGGGCGTCTTCGTTCGCCTAGTGGCCGTATTCCATTGCACGTGGTTCGTCAACAGCGCCACGCACGCCTTCGGCTACCGCAACTTTGACTGCGACGATCTGTCCAAAAACTGTTGGTGGGTGGCCTTGGTAACCTACGGCGAGGGCTGGCACAACAACCATCACGCCTATCCCTACTCGGCCCGCCATGGCTTGCGCTGGTGGGAGATCGACCTCACCTGGGGGATGGTTCGGGTCCTGCAGGCCCTGGGCCTAGCACGCCACATCAAGCTGCCCCCGGCCAGCGCTAAGGCCGGTACGCCCAACCCATCGCAATAG